In one Catenovulum adriaticum genomic region, the following are encoded:
- the folK gene encoding 2-amino-4-hydroxy-6-hydroxymethyldihydropteridine diphosphokinase, whose product MANIAVSLGSNINAEFHLKTAIFLLRPFIKQLVISPVYETEPVSIGGDNFLNIVFAGEIDLNLSDTIRLFKAVEQQFQRNRQKSNKAKITLDLDLLIYDDLVCRQPVELPRAEILKNAFVLKPLSEILADKSHPVAGQSYAQLWQKFNNHSQKIWQVNFEWNNT is encoded by the coding sequence ATGGCTAATATTGCGGTGAGTTTAGGAAGCAATATTAACGCTGAATTTCATTTAAAAACCGCTATTTTTTTGCTGCGCCCTTTTATTAAACAGTTGGTCATTTCACCTGTGTATGAAACCGAGCCGGTTTCAATTGGCGGTGACAATTTTTTAAATATTGTTTTTGCTGGCGAGATTGATTTAAATTTATCCGATACTATTCGTTTGTTTAAAGCTGTAGAGCAACAATTTCAACGTAATCGACAAAAAAGCAATAAAGCTAAAATAACACTGGATCTAGACCTTTTAATTTATGATGATTTAGTGTGTCGACAACCTGTCGAATTGCCTCGAGCTGAAATCCTAAAAAATGCATTTGTATTAAAGCCTTTAAGTGAGATTTTAGCCGACAAATCACACCCAGTTGCAGGCCAAAGTTATGCGCAACTTTGGCAAAAATTTAATAATCATAGCCAAAAAATATGGCAAGTTAATTTTGAATGGAATAATACATGA
- a CDS encoding undecaprenyl-diphosphate phosphatase: MSILEIVVLALLQGFTEFLPISSSAHLILPSQLLGWQDQGLAFDVAVHIGSLAAVLIYFRKDVCEILGAWFTSLKTKQQTPNSQLAWWIIIATIPALLFGLAFKDMIEQYARSSLVIATTTIVFGLLLWWADVKAKQNIDVPMLGWKKALIIGIAQAIAMIPGTSRSGITITAGLMLGLNRTAAARFSFLMSIPIILIAGGYQTLKLITSNEIVDWTAIGLGTLLSFASAYTCIYLFLALIEKMGMLPFVIYRLILGVGLFYFVLA, from the coding sequence ATGAGTATTTTAGAAATTGTAGTACTGGCGTTATTACAAGGATTTACCGAATTTTTACCTATATCTAGTTCAGCTCACTTAATATTACCCTCACAGCTATTAGGGTGGCAGGATCAAGGCCTAGCCTTTGATGTAGCCGTTCACATTGGTTCACTGGCGGCGGTACTTATTTATTTTAGAAAAGATGTGTGTGAAATATTAGGGGCTTGGTTTACCAGCTTGAAAACCAAACAACAAACGCCCAATAGCCAGTTAGCTTGGTGGATTATTATTGCCACGATACCGGCGTTATTATTTGGTTTGGCGTTTAAAGATATGATTGAGCAATACGCTCGTTCAAGTTTAGTGATCGCGACGACAACGATTGTATTTGGCCTGTTACTTTGGTGGGCGGATGTAAAAGCAAAACAAAATATAGATGTGCCTATGCTCGGTTGGAAAAAAGCGTTAATTATTGGTATTGCTCAAGCTATAGCAATGATTCCGGGAACGTCTCGCTCAGGTATCACTATTACTGCGGGTTTAATGCTAGGGCTTAATCGAACCGCAGCGGCTCGTTTTTCGTTTTTAATGTCAATTCCAATTATTTTAATTGCCGGTGGTTACCAAACACTAAAATTAATTACCTCAAACGAAATTGTAGATTGGACAGCGATTGGCTTAGGAACGCTATTATCGTTTGCAAGTGCCTATACCTGTATTTATTTGTTTTTAGCTTTAATTGAAAAAATGGGCATGCTGCCGTTTGTGATTTATCGTCTTATTCTAGGGGTAGGATTGTTCTATTTTGTATTAGCTTAA
- the yaaA gene encoding peroxide stress protein YaaA → MLVVISPAKNLDYDTQAPNTHYSQPELLEYSQQLIDVCKQLSPADISSLMKISDKLAGLNAARFAQWHPNFTLDNAKQAIYAFNGDVYTGLNATRLNHKDIEYAQTHLRILSGLYGVLKPLDLMQAYRLEMGTKLENERGSNLYHFWGEIITQKLNDQLSAIQSDILVNLASNEYFKAVKVKSLNASLITPTFKDWKNGQYKMISFYAKKARGLMAKYIIENQVKTKASLLNFDSAGYQYSDEFSTADKPVFTRRLED, encoded by the coding sequence ATGTTAGTTGTTATATCACCGGCTAAAAATTTAGATTATGACACTCAGGCACCCAATACACACTACTCACAGCCTGAACTACTTGAATACAGCCAACAACTGATTGACGTTTGCAAACAGTTAAGCCCTGCAGACATTTCATCGCTGATGAAAATAAGTGATAAACTAGCTGGTTTAAATGCCGCTAGGTTTGCTCAGTGGCATCCAAATTTCACATTAGATAACGCAAAACAAGCCATCTATGCCTTTAATGGTGACGTTTACACAGGGTTAAATGCAACTCGTTTAAATCATAAAGATATTGAATATGCACAAACCCATTTACGCATATTATCGGGTTTATATGGTGTGCTTAAACCTTTAGATTTAATGCAAGCTTATCGCTTAGAAATGGGCACTAAGTTAGAAAATGAACGGGGCAGTAATTTATACCACTTTTGGGGTGAAATTATCACGCAAAAGTTAAACGATCAGCTTAGTGCCATTCAATCTGACATTTTAGTGAACCTCGCTTCAAATGAATATTTTAAGGCGGTTAAAGTAAAATCATTAAACGCATCTTTAATTACACCCACCTTTAAAGACTGGAAAAATGGTCAATATAAAATGATTAGCTTTTATGCCAAAAAAGCTCGTGGGTTAATGGCTAAATATATCATTGAAAACCAAGTTAAAACAAAAGCAAGTTTATTAAACTTTGATTCAGCTGGATATCAATATTCAGACGAATTTTCCACGGCAGATAAACCAGTATTTACCCGACGCCTAGAAGACTAA
- a CDS encoding LysM peptidoglycan-binding domain-containing protein gives MYKCVFPLVACLALSGCQQLSKVQQSATANVTDSASEDTNNNFIAAEVSTDELANISDVTNSEPQTQSNKESALVYGDVWKRIQAQLNFPIPNNRRLQIQRTWYAKHPDYLNRVAKRAEPFLYYIVGEIEKRGLPMELALLPIVESAFDPYAHSHVNASGLWQFVPGTAKHFGLAQNWWYDGRRDVIAATKAALDYLERLNKQFDGNWLHALAAYNSGEGRVARAIQKNYRAGENIDYWSLELPRETDAYVPKLLALADIFKRPYKYDLTLYKIPNVQTLDVVELDRQIDLSLAGKLIDMPVKDIKALNPGYDQWATSPDGPHRFLLPIEKAELLARKVKALPANELMTWTRYKIQRGDSLSKIAEKYKTTMAVIRKANKIKGNNIRAGSYLLIPGHDASASQIAEVSQAAQTKSVSTSETNDIEYIVKSGDSFWEISQKHKVSIKEITKWNNLSANASIFPGQILIIKRKDGQITGFEPGTDTQKVKYKVRPGDSLARIAQKFKVSIKDIEAWNKINRKKYLQPGQMLDLHVNTSQI, from the coding sequence ATGTATAAATGTGTATTTCCACTAGTTGCTTGTCTGGCATTATCAGGCTGTCAACAACTCTCTAAAGTACAACAAAGCGCAACCGCTAATGTCACAGACTCAGCAAGTGAAGATACCAACAATAACTTTATTGCAGCCGAAGTAAGTACTGACGAACTCGCAAATATTTCTGATGTTACAAATAGCGAACCCCAAACACAAAGTAACAAAGAATCAGCTTTAGTTTACGGCGATGTTTGGAAACGCATTCAAGCTCAGCTTAATTTTCCAATCCCCAATAACCGACGTTTGCAAATTCAGCGTACTTGGTATGCCAAACATCCAGACTACCTTAATCGTGTTGCTAAACGAGCCGAACCTTTTTTATATTATATTGTCGGTGAAATCGAAAAACGTGGTTTACCCATGGAATTGGCATTATTACCAATTGTTGAAAGTGCCTTTGACCCTTACGCACATTCTCATGTTAATGCTTCTGGTTTATGGCAATTTGTTCCGGGTACAGCGAAACATTTTGGTTTAGCTCAAAATTGGTGGTATGACGGGCGCCGCGATGTCATAGCAGCCACTAAAGCTGCTTTAGACTATCTTGAAAGGCTAAACAAACAGTTTGATGGTAACTGGCTCCATGCGCTGGCTGCATACAACTCAGGCGAAGGTCGAGTGGCTAGAGCCATTCAAAAAAACTATCGTGCTGGCGAGAATATTGACTATTGGTCACTAGAATTACCACGCGAAACCGATGCCTATGTTCCTAAATTATTAGCCCTAGCTGATATTTTTAAGCGCCCTTATAAATACGATTTAACCCTTTATAAAATACCAAACGTACAAACACTTGATGTCGTTGAGTTAGACCGTCAAATCGATTTATCGTTGGCTGGTAAATTAATTGACATGCCAGTAAAAGACATTAAAGCGCTAAACCCAGGTTATGACCAATGGGCAACCTCACCTGACGGCCCACACCGCTTTTTATTGCCAATTGAAAAAGCTGAGCTATTAGCACGTAAAGTTAAAGCCTTACCGGCCAATGAATTAATGACTTGGACTCGCTATAAAATTCAAAGAGGCGACAGCTTAAGCAAAATTGCAGAAAAATATAAAACCACAATGGCGGTTATTAGAAAAGCCAATAAAATAAAAGGTAACAATATACGAGCAGGTAGTTATTTACTGATACCCGGCCACGATGCTAGCGCCTCTCAAATTGCCGAGGTATCACAAGCAGCACAAACTAAAAGTGTGAGCACAAGTGAAACTAATGATATTGAATATATCGTAAAATCAGGTGATAGTTTTTGGGAAATAAGCCAAAAACACAAAGTTAGCATCAAAGAAATTACCAAATGGAATAACCTTTCTGCTAATGCATCAATTTTTCCTGGTCAAATTTTAATTATTAAACGAAAAGACGGCCAGATTACCGGCTTTGAACCTGGTACAGACACACAAAAAGTTAAATACAAAGTTCGACCTGGCGACTCCTTAGCTAGGATTGCACAAAAATTTAAAGTGTCTATTAAAGATATTGAAGCTTGGAATAAAATTAACCGAAAGAAATATCTACAACCTGGCCAAATGCTTGATTTACATGTTAATACCAGCCAAATTTAA
- the gloB gene encoding hydroxyacylglutathione hydrolase produces MNQVFALKAFEDNYIWVIQNQSHCLIVDPGESAPVIDYLNQQTQITPVAILITHHHSDHVGGVQKLTQIYPNLKVYGPKDSPFTKTDYSLVDGQKIHFNEFNLSFDICHIPGHTLDHIAYYNDDWLFCGDTLFSVGCGRMFEGTASIFQHSLEKLRALSDDTLVFCAHEYTQANIRFALTIDTDNQTLLNHANKVKQLRQNNQASLPTTLKLEKAINPFIRTHIASIQAQVSSKWGQVVSEPIETFAALRALKDRF; encoded by the coding sequence ATGAATCAAGTCTTTGCATTAAAAGCGTTTGAAGATAACTATATTTGGGTTATTCAAAACCAATCACATTGCTTAATTGTCGATCCAGGTGAATCTGCCCCCGTGATTGACTATTTAAATCAACAAACCCAAATTACGCCCGTTGCTATACTTATCACACATCATCACTCTGACCATGTGGGTGGTGTACAAAAGTTAACGCAAATTTATCCTAACCTAAAAGTATATGGCCCAAAAGATAGTCCTTTTACAAAAACGGATTATTCGTTAGTTGACGGTCAAAAAATTCATTTTAATGAATTTAATTTAAGCTTTGATATATGCCATATTCCAGGTCATACCTTAGATCATATTGCGTATTATAATGATGACTGGCTATTTTGTGGCGATACCTTATTTTCAGTCGGTTGTGGCCGCATGTTTGAAGGTACAGCTAGCATATTCCAACACAGTTTAGAAAAACTCCGAGCATTAAGCGACGATACTTTAGTTTTTTGTGCCCATGAATACACCCAAGCCAATATTCGTTTTGCACTCACCATAGACACCGATAACCAAACATTACTTAACCATGCAAACAAAGTAAAACAACTGAGACAAAACAACCAAGCAAGTTTACCTACCACTTTAAAACTTGAAAAAGCGATAAACCCTTTTATTCGAACCCATATTGCGAGCATTCAAGCACAAGTAAGCAGCAAGTGGGGTCAAGTAGTATCCGAGCCAATTGAGACGTTTGCCGCACTCAGAGCACTCAAAGACAGATTTTAG
- a CDS encoding class I SAM-dependent methyltransferase codes for MKPALQDALLNSPVNWQDMPQGNFVQKQIERHLNPWWPQVFGYHLLKIGHLSSEIDTAYCPIKHQINLATSGAKQGVIADVHYLPFSEHSVDAALLAHTLEFTHDPHQVLREAYRALIPNGYIFITGFNPLSLTGVTRFLPKLRQSSLSQARFFNPNRIKDWLHLLGCEVVSDRRFVYGSLSSSRHGHYTKRWIPAITHQYLSHFGAVYLIVARKRELPLTPSKPKWKVKPQLQPVGQGVRIRSGVHSTSKHS; via the coding sequence ATGAAACCAGCACTGCAAGATGCATTATTGAATTCACCTGTAAATTGGCAGGATATGCCACAGGGGAACTTTGTTCAAAAACAAATTGAGCGCCATTTAAATCCTTGGTGGCCGCAAGTGTTTGGATATCATTTGTTAAAAATTGGCCATTTGAGTTCTGAAATTGATACTGCGTATTGTCCAATTAAACATCAAATCAATTTAGCCACTTCAGGTGCAAAACAGGGGGTTATTGCCGATGTACATTATTTACCTTTTTCGGAGCACTCGGTTGATGCAGCGTTATTAGCTCATACGTTAGAATTTACGCATGATCCTCATCAGGTATTACGTGAAGCGTATCGGGCATTAATTCCCAATGGCTATATTTTTATTACAGGTTTTAATCCGTTAAGCTTAACGGGTGTAACTCGGTTTTTACCTAAATTGAGGCAGTCGAGCTTATCCCAAGCTCGTTTTTTCAATCCTAATCGAATTAAAGACTGGCTACATTTGTTAGGTTGTGAGGTAGTTTCTGATCGGCGATTTGTATATGGTTCTTTATCATCTAGCCGTCATGGTCATTACACTAAGCGCTGGATCCCTGCTATTACACATCAATACTTATCTCATTTTGGAGCCGTTTATTTAATTGTAGCTCGTAAACGTGAGTTGCCATTAACCCCGAGTAAACCAAAATGGAAAGTGAAGCCTCAATTGCAACCGGTAGGGCAAGGGGTGCGGATTCGTTCAGGAGTGCATTCAACCTCAAAGCATAGCTAA
- the rnhA gene encoding ribonuclease HI, with translation MNTVELYTDGSCLGNPGPGGYGAVLRYGNHEKELSEGYQLTTNNRMELLAAIVGLETLNKPCQVILTTDSQYVKNGITQWIHNWKKKGWKTSDKKPVKNVDLWKRLDQQCQHHKVEWRWVKGHTGHAENERCDILARDAASQSKLLSDTGYQT, from the coding sequence ATGAACACAGTAGAGCTTTATACTGATGGATCATGCTTAGGTAACCCCGGCCCCGGTGGTTATGGTGCGGTTTTACGATACGGTAATCATGAAAAAGAATTAAGCGAAGGTTATCAACTCACAACTAACAATCGTATGGAGCTATTAGCGGCCATTGTTGGTTTAGAAACATTAAACAAGCCTTGTCAGGTAATACTCACAACCGATAGTCAATATGTCAAAAACGGGATTACTCAGTGGATCCATAACTGGAAAAAGAAAGGTTGGAAAACCTCAGATAAAAAACCGGTTAAAAATGTCGATTTATGGAAGCGGCTTGACCAACAATGCCAACATCATAAAGTTGAATGGAGGTGGGTTAAAGGCCATACTGGTCATGCTGAAAACGAACGCTGTGATATTCTCGCTCGTGATGCGGCCAGCCAAAGCAAATTATTATCTGATACAGGTTATCAAACTTAA
- the dnaQ gene encoding DNA polymerase III subunit epsilon, producing the protein MSRQIVLDTETTGMNQAGGPVYLGHRIIEIGCVEVVNRKLTGNHFHVYIKPDRSVDPEAIQVHGITDERLANEPSFAEIVDDFIAFIKGADLVIHNAPFDVGFMDYEFEKLGISTKTEDICTITDTLAMARQIFPGKRNNLDVLCDRYGIDNSHRTLHGALLDSEILADVYLLMTGGQTALNLSSDSGDSKDVGKIIRLNSDRKPLKVLSAAADEISAHQERLDLIEKSAGSCLWRG; encoded by the coding sequence ATGTCACGACAAATCGTATTAGATACAGAAACTACAGGGATGAATCAGGCCGGTGGTCCAGTTTATTTAGGCCATCGAATTATTGAGATTGGTTGCGTAGAGGTGGTTAATCGAAAGCTAACCGGTAATCACTTTCATGTTTACATCAAACCAGATCGGAGTGTTGATCCTGAAGCGATTCAAGTTCACGGTATTACGGATGAAAGGCTAGCAAACGAGCCCTCGTTTGCCGAAATTGTGGATGATTTTATCGCTTTTATTAAAGGAGCTGATTTAGTCATTCATAATGCACCGTTCGATGTCGGTTTTATGGACTATGAATTTGAAAAGTTAGGCATTTCAACTAAAACTGAAGATATATGTACCATTACTGATACGTTAGCGATGGCCAGACAAATATTTCCAGGTAAAAGAAACAATTTGGACGTGTTGTGTGATCGCTATGGCATAGATAATTCGCATCGAACGTTGCACGGCGCTTTGCTCGATTCAGAAATATTAGCTGACGTTTATTTATTAATGACAGGCGGGCAAACCGCACTTAATTTATCGTCAGATAGTGGCGATAGCAAAGATGTTGGAAAAATAATTCGTTTAAATTCAGATCGAAAACCGCTAAAGGTTTTATCTGCAGCTGCCGATGAAATAAGTGCGCATCAAGAAAGACTTGATTTAATTGAAAAAAGCGCAGGAAGTTGTTTATGGCGAGGCTAG
- a CDS encoding TIGR03503 family protein, which translates to MAKIILSIKTYVLLAFICSTSLAQSPPIINSKPILDSDEIEQQTANQTLGPMDVIRLVDAPDHLSSIQLIQNRFRIDEHVDDIVMVFFRKYGSAPLILIRPDGSKLYAPTIEQVEGQWYDDLTFDMIQLKKPMVGPWQVVGNITPDSKIMVLSDVQLKAEPLPSLLFSGEIIKLTASLLNGGKPIQYANFSDVVQLDVTFLSTNNNEYQNFAADSVKVAQFKDDGQGFDERRKDSVFTGEFKLNVASGEWVPSLFLDLGLFNRELLLDPVILHPVPFDVQVDTALDDNELHSLNISANTELINFSSFAFSGEIFYPTGESQRFSIPEEETDKKQFMLFNYGAGTYKVKLSAFGKNKNGRDMMIHIPEYSFNIAASTPVVADTPDLEAQLAEQIMQPVPEPAEPKMSATSIMLIIVGCNLVIFILAFILIKYGFLAKTPFWKQIPVAKLKFWSKKKSQNKNETKQENQLMDDFSSESDDIIDLTLPEET; encoded by the coding sequence ATGGCAAAAATTATTTTATCAATTAAAACCTATGTTCTACTTGCCTTTATCTGTAGTACCAGTTTGGCGCAAAGCCCACCTATTATAAATTCAAAGCCTATTCTCGATAGTGATGAAATAGAGCAGCAAACAGCAAATCAAACATTAGGCCCAATGGATGTTATTCGGCTAGTTGATGCACCTGACCACCTTTCTAGCATCCAGTTGATTCAAAATCGTTTTAGAATAGATGAACATGTTGATGATATTGTGATGGTGTTTTTTCGTAAATATGGTTCAGCCCCCCTCATTTTAATTCGTCCTGATGGTAGTAAGCTTTACGCGCCAACCATTGAGCAAGTTGAAGGTCAGTGGTATGACGATTTAACTTTTGACATGATTCAGTTAAAAAAACCTATGGTAGGGCCTTGGCAAGTAGTCGGTAATATTACGCCCGATAGTAAAATTATGGTGTTGTCTGATGTGCAATTAAAAGCTGAACCTTTGCCTAGTTTATTATTTTCAGGCGAAATTATTAAATTAACCGCATCTTTATTAAATGGTGGAAAACCGATTCAGTACGCTAATTTTAGCGATGTAGTCCAACTGGATGTCACTTTTTTAAGTACCAATAATAATGAATATCAAAATTTTGCTGCCGATTCGGTCAAAGTTGCACAATTTAAAGACGATGGACAAGGGTTTGATGAACGCCGAAAAGACAGTGTTTTTACCGGTGAATTTAAATTAAATGTCGCATCCGGTGAATGGGTACCTAGTTTATTTTTAGACCTAGGGCTATTTAACCGCGAATTATTACTCGATCCTGTGATTTTGCATCCAGTGCCGTTTGATGTGCAAGTTGATACCGCATTAGATGATAATGAGTTGCATAGCTTAAATATTAGCGCGAATACAGAGCTTATTAACTTTAGCTCGTTTGCTTTTAGTGGTGAAATTTTTTATCCAACAGGTGAGTCTCAGCGATTTTCAATTCCTGAAGAAGAAACTGACAAAAAGCAGTTTATGCTGTTTAACTATGGAGCTGGTACTTATAAAGTAAAACTCTCTGCATTTGGCAAAAATAAAAATGGTCGAGATATGATGATTCATATCCCTGAATATAGCTTTAATATAGCAGCGTCCACGCCTGTAGTGGCAGATACGCCAGATCTAGAAGCTCAGCTAGCTGAACAAATTATGCAACCTGTACCTGAGCCTGCGGAGCCTAAAATGTCGGCGACAAGTATTATGCTTATTATTGTTGGCTGTAACCTTGTGATTTTTATATTGGCATTTATTTTAATTAAATATGGTTTTTTAGCTAAAACGCCTTTTTGGAAGCAGATACCAGTTGCCAAGCTAAAATTTTGGTCTAAGAAAAAAAGTCAGAATAAAAACGAGACTAAGCAAGAAAATCAACTAATGGATGATTTTTCATCAGAAAGTGATGATATTATCGACTTAACCTTGCCTGAAGAAACTTAA
- a CDS encoding GreA/GreB family elongation factor — protein sequence MLNCIYCFKKSLICLLNCAFRDASYQILMNPVKLSIFLNRFEFSQTHASRLENKIRVGCRVVLKNLATHQIMNLRVVSPEQACIEIGDISYLSTLGSELLGCQRESIVYVDTLKHSSAWKVLSIGR from the coding sequence GTGCTTAATTGTATTTATTGTTTTAAAAAATCTTTAATTTGCCTTTTAAACTGTGCATTTAGAGACGCTAGTTATCAAATTTTAATGAACCCTGTAAAGCTCAGTATTTTTCTGAATCGGTTTGAGTTCAGTCAAACTCATGCGTCTCGGTTAGAGAATAAAATTAGAGTGGGTTGTCGAGTTGTCTTAAAAAATTTAGCCACTCACCAAATTATGAATTTAAGAGTAGTTAGTCCTGAGCAGGCATGTATTGAGATAGGTGACATCTCTTACTTATCAACTTTGGGCTCTGAGTTATTAGGGTGTCAGCGAGAAAGTATTGTTTATGTCGATACTCTTAAACATTCAAGTGCTTGGAAAGTGCTCAGTATTGGACGGTAA
- a CDS encoding GreA/GreB family elongation factor, translating to MENKPKIIISSTDLAEIERQLEERKLPAELVDALEEELARAKILPNKEMPNDVVVIGSQVKFKVLETDMTFTKTLCLPEDISKYDDGISVFAPIGSAIIGLSTGQRINWQVQRSLQTVEVVWVTQ from the coding sequence ATGGAAAATAAACCCAAAATTATCATTTCGTCAACTGATTTAGCGGAAATTGAACGGCAATTGGAAGAGCGCAAATTACCTGCGGAATTGGTTGATGCTTTGGAGGAAGAGCTAGCTCGGGCTAAAATACTACCAAATAAAGAAATGCCAAATGATGTTGTTGTTATTGGCAGTCAGGTGAAATTCAAAGTGTTAGAAACCGATATGACATTTACTAAAACTTTGTGCCTACCAGAAGACATTAGCAAATATGATGATGGTATTTCGGTCTTTGCGCCTATCGGTTCGGCAATTATTGGCTTGAGTACAGGTCAGCGCATTAACTGGCAAGTCCAGCGGTCGCTGCAGACCGTTGAGGTTGTATGGGTCACTCAATAA
- the gdhA gene encoding NADP-specific glutamate dehydrogenase → MTYIHQTIESLKQSSPAQSEFYQVVEEVLTSLAPVLESNQQYQNQAIIQRIVEPERQIMFRVPWVDDNGVIQVNKGYRVEFNSALGPYKGGLRFHPSVNASIIKFLGFEQIFKNALTGLPIGGGKGGANFVAKGKSDGEIMRFCQSFMNELYRHIGPHTDVPAGDIGVGAREIGYMFGQYKRLTGRYEGVLTGKSLLWGGSLARKEATGYGTVYFADYMLNERGDSLKGKKCLVSGAGNVAIYAIEKLYQLGALPVSCSDSTGTIYHAEGIDLKLLKRLKEVQKLGLINYLETYPNAIFTPVSEYPQDGHAVWHYNADAAFPCATQNELTQIDADALIANGCKLVSEGANMPTTRDAVNTFLEANIAFAPAKAANAGGVATSQLEMAQNASMQRWTFNEVDGHLKQIMKNIFVNANEASKEFGQQGNLVLGANIAGFRRVADAMIEQGVV, encoded by the coding sequence ATGACATATATTCACCAAACTATAGAAAGCTTAAAGCAAAGTAGCCCTGCGCAGTCAGAGTTTTATCAGGTGGTTGAAGAGGTGTTAACTTCGCTGGCGCCTGTACTAGAAAGTAATCAGCAATATCAAAATCAAGCTATTATTCAGCGTATTGTGGAACCTGAACGACAAATTATGTTTCGGGTGCCTTGGGTTGATGATAATGGTGTTATTCAGGTTAACAAAGGTTATCGCGTCGAATTTAATTCGGCGCTCGGGCCATATAAAGGGGGGTTAAGGTTTCACCCCTCTGTGAATGCCAGTATTATAAAATTTTTAGGCTTTGAACAAATTTTTAAAAATGCATTAACAGGCCTACCCATAGGTGGTGGTAAAGGCGGTGCTAATTTTGTTGCCAAAGGTAAGTCAGATGGCGAGATTATGCGTTTTTGCCAGTCATTTATGAATGAACTTTATCGTCATATTGGACCGCATACAGACGTGCCAGCTGGGGATATTGGTGTAGGTGCTCGTGAGATTGGCTATATGTTTGGTCAATATAAGCGGTTAACAGGGCGATACGAAGGGGTTTTAACCGGTAAAAGCCTACTTTGGGGTGGCTCATTAGCCCGAAAAGAAGCAACTGGGTATGGCACTGTTTATTTTGCAGATTATATGTTGAATGAGCGAGGAGACAGTTTAAAAGGGAAAAAATGTCTAGTGTCTGGGGCAGGTAATGTAGCAATTTATGCAATAGAAAAATTGTATCAGTTAGGCGCATTGCCTGTGAGTTGTAGTGATTCAACAGGAACTATTTATCATGCTGAAGGTATTGATCTTAAATTACTTAAACGGTTAAAAGAGGTTCAAAAACTGGGTTTGATTAACTATTTAGAAACTTATCCGAATGCTATTTTCACGCCGGTTTCAGAGTACCCTCAGGATGGTCATGCGGTTTGGCATTATAACGCAGATGCAGCGTTTCCTTGTGCGACACAAAATGAATTAACTCAAATAGATGCTGATGCTTTAATTGCAAATGGATGTAAGCTGGTTAGCGAAGGCGCTAATATGCCAACGACCAGAGATGCAGTTAATACCTTTTTGGAGGCGAATATTGCTTTTGCACCAGCTAAAGCTGCCAATGCTGGTGGTGTAGCAACCAGTCAGTTAGAAATGGCACAAAATGCGAGCATGCAAAGGTGGACTTTTAACGAAGTAGATGGGCATCTTAAACAAATAATGAAAAATATTTTTGTGAATGCAAATGAAGCTAGCAAAGAGTTTGGCCAGCAAGGGAATTTGGTATTAGGCGCTAATATTGCGGGATTTCGTAGAGTCGCCGATGCTATGATAGAGCAAGGAGTGGTGTAA